A region from the Salicibibacter cibarius genome encodes:
- a CDS encoding SDR family NAD(P)-dependent oxidoreductase, translating to MRFKDMTALITGAGSGIGEETAVRLANEGAKVILVGRTKEKLQHVATKVPGAVIFPADVTKKEEVDKLVSFVEAECETLDVLINGVGGSKHSPIMETAEGDWDAMQDVNLKSVFLSSQALGALMIRQAEKETEHRPRAIVNVASLSGHQAGAQIPHYSSAKAGALNFTKALALELAPYGIRVNSVSPGFVETPLTEDALTNERFSKAIERNTALKRVGQSAEIANIIAFVASTEASYMVGSDVLADGGWLIK from the coding sequence ATGAGATTTAAAGATATGACGGCCTTGATAACAGGTGCAGGGAGTGGCATTGGGGAAGAGACAGCCGTTCGGCTCGCCAATGAAGGGGCAAAAGTAATTTTAGTGGGCCGGACGAAAGAGAAATTACAACATGTGGCTACAAAAGTCCCGGGGGCGGTCATTTTTCCCGCCGATGTGACGAAAAAGGAAGAGGTAGATAAGCTTGTCTCTTTTGTAGAAGCGGAATGTGAAACATTGGACGTGCTGATCAACGGCGTAGGCGGATCTAAACATTCCCCGATCATGGAAACGGCAGAGGGAGATTGGGACGCCATGCAGGATGTGAATTTGAAAAGCGTGTTTCTTTCTTCGCAGGCACTCGGCGCTTTAATGATCAGACAAGCGGAAAAAGAAACGGAGCATCGACCACGCGCGATTGTGAATGTGGCTTCGTTATCCGGGCATCAAGCCGGTGCGCAGATCCCCCATTACAGTTCGGCGAAGGCGGGGGCGCTTAATTTCACAAAAGCGCTTGCTCTCGAACTTGCGCCGTACGGCATTCGGGTGAACTCGGTGTCACCGGGATTTGTGGAAACGCCGCTAACTGAAGATGCGTTGACGAATGAACGGTTTTCCAAAGCCATTGAACGGAACACGGCGTTAAAACGAGTGGGGCAATCAGCAGAGATAGCCAATATCATTGCGTTTGTCGCTTCAACGGAAGCATCGTATATGGTCGGTTCTGATGTTCTTGCCGATGGCGGTTGGCTCATAAAATAA
- a CDS encoding TetR/AcrR family transcriptional regulator — MREKIKKASIQLFGEKGFKETSIQDIVRSLEVTKGTFYYYFSSKEELLTEIHFDYIDELVRNIEELSEDETKSNRDKLVGVVYLMVMKIKHHRSSANIIFREMRHVSAESYTEIARKRNQVRERTEEIVREGIAAQEFRSDLNPPIVTLAILGVINWSYQWFNPEGKYSDEEVAGVFVDMVLHGIQS; from the coding sequence ATGAGAGAAAAAATAAAGAAAGCAAGCATTCAATTATTCGGGGAAAAAGGATTTAAAGAAACATCCATACAAGATATCGTTCGTTCGCTGGAAGTCACCAAAGGAACATTCTATTACTATTTTTCCAGTAAAGAAGAATTGTTAACCGAAATCCATTTTGATTATATCGATGAGTTGGTTCGGAATATTGAAGAACTCTCAGAAGATGAAACAAAAAGTAACAGGGATAAACTCGTCGGTGTTGTCTACTTAATGGTCATGAAAATAAAACATCATCGCTCAAGTGCCAATATTATTTTTCGGGAAATGCGTCATGTGAGTGCAGAGAGTTACACGGAAATTGCACGCAAGCGCAATCAAGTAAGAGAACGGACCGAAGAGATTGTCCGAGAGGGAATTGCAGCACAAGAATTTCGCAGTGATCTGAATCCGCCCATCGTCACGCTCGCGATCCTCGGTGTAATAAATTGGAGCTATCAATGGTTTAACCCTGAAGGGAAATACAGCGATGAAGAAGTAGCAGGTGTTTTCGTCGATATGGTGTTGCACGGCATTCAATCGTGA
- a CDS encoding SDR family oxidoreductase: protein MSVLDLFNIKGKTAIVTGGGRGLGAQFAETMAESGANVVLCSRRVENCEDVAKELKDEYGVETLALQCDVTDQEDVDNLVAKTQETFGSIDILINNSGATWGAAVVDVPLEAWQKVINVNITGTFLMSQAVGRVMIEQGGGRIINISSVAALKSSMPEMMDTIPYNTSKGAVINFTKDLAVKWGRHNINVNAIAPGWFKTKMSKELMDKNSQAMLTFTPLRRFGGDDDLKGATLFLASDASKYITGDVVVVDGGTSLM, encoded by the coding sequence ATGAGTGTATTGGATCTTTTTAACATCAAAGGAAAAACAGCCATTGTTACCGGTGGCGGTCGAGGCCTCGGCGCCCAATTTGCAGAAACGATGGCAGAGTCCGGGGCTAACGTTGTGCTCTGCTCACGCAGGGTGGAAAACTGCGAAGACGTGGCCAAAGAACTGAAAGATGAATACGGAGTGGAAACACTGGCTCTGCAATGCGATGTGACCGACCAAGAAGACGTGGATAATCTCGTCGCAAAAACGCAAGAGACGTTCGGCTCCATTGATATTCTGATCAACAACAGCGGCGCAACTTGGGGGGCGGCGGTTGTTGACGTGCCGTTGGAAGCTTGGCAAAAGGTGATTAATGTCAACATTACCGGCACTTTTCTCATGAGCCAGGCGGTCGGCCGAGTGATGATCGAACAAGGGGGAGGGCGAATTATTAACATTTCATCGGTTGCTGCCCTGAAAAGCTCGATGCCGGAAATGATGGATACAATTCCCTACAATACGAGCAAAGGCGCGGTCATTAACTTCACGAAAGATTTAGCCGTAAAATGGGGGCGTCATAATATTAATGTCAATGCCATTGCCCCGGGCTGGTTTAAGACGAAAATGTCAAAGGAACTGATGGACAAAAACAGCCAAGCAATGCTGACGTTTACACCGCTTCGCCGTTTTGGCGGAGATGACGATTTGAAAGGAGCCACCCTCTTTCTTGCATCCGACGCTTCGAAGTATATAACCGGAGATGTCGTCGTTGTTGACGGAGGGACAAGCTTGATGTAG
- a CDS encoding catalase, which translates to MSENKNNENRKLTTAFGNPVPDNQNVQTAGPRGPMLMQDFWFLEKMANFDREVIPERRMHAKGSGAYGTFTVTHDITKYTKADIFSEVGKQTDMFARFSTVAGERGAADDERDIRGFALKFYTDEGVWDLVGNNTPVFFHRDPIKFPDLNHAVKRDPYTNQRSAQNKWDFWSSLPEALHQVTIVMSDRGVPKTFRHMHGFGSHAYSMINADNERVWVKFHFKSQQGIENLTDQEAEETIGKDRESNQKDLLESIDNGDYPKWKLYIQVMTEEEAKNMPYNPFDLTKVWYKKDFPLIPVGEFVLNRNPDNYFAEVEQAAFAPTNIVPGIGYSPDKMLQGRLFSYGDAQRYRLGVNHHQIPVNAPKCPAHSYHRDGAMRVDGNHGSKIAYEPNSYGEWGETPERKEEPLEINGDAYAYNFREDDDNYYEQPGKLFNLMSDEQKELLFANTARDISDAPEFIKLRHIGNCYKADPAYGEGVAKACGISMSKVNV; encoded by the coding sequence ATGAGCGAAAACAAAAACAATGAAAACAGGAAACTGACAACGGCATTTGGAAATCCGGTTCCCGACAACCAAAATGTTCAGACAGCGGGACCGCGCGGTCCAATGCTTATGCAAGACTTTTGGTTTCTTGAGAAAATGGCAAACTTCGACCGGGAAGTCATTCCGGAGCGGCGGATGCACGCGAAAGGTTCCGGCGCGTACGGTACGTTCACGGTTACCCATGACATTACAAAATACACAAAAGCGGATATTTTCTCTGAGGTTGGCAAACAAACGGACATGTTCGCCCGCTTTTCAACGGTTGCCGGTGAACGCGGTGCCGCAGATGATGAGCGCGACATTCGCGGGTTTGCTTTGAAATTTTATACCGATGAAGGGGTCTGGGATCTCGTAGGCAATAACACCCCTGTTTTCTTCCACAGAGATCCAATCAAGTTCCCGGACTTAAACCACGCCGTTAAACGTGACCCGTACACAAATCAGCGCAGTGCCCAAAACAAATGGGATTTTTGGAGCTCATTGCCTGAGGCTCTTCATCAGGTGACGATTGTTATGAGTGATCGTGGCGTCCCTAAAACATTCCGTCATATGCATGGATTCGGAAGCCATGCATACAGCATGATTAATGCTGACAACGAACGGGTATGGGTGAAGTTCCACTTTAAATCACAGCAAGGCATTGAGAACTTAACCGACCAAGAAGCAGAAGAAACAATTGGAAAAGACCGTGAGAGCAACCAAAAAGATTTACTGGAAAGCATCGATAATGGTGATTATCCGAAATGGAAGCTCTATATTCAGGTCATGACAGAAGAAGAAGCGAAAAACATGCCTTACAACCCGTTTGATCTTACAAAAGTATGGTATAAAAAAGACTTCCCATTGATTCCGGTTGGGGAATTCGTGCTCAATCGCAATCCGGACAACTACTTTGCAGAAGTAGAGCAAGCGGCTTTTGCGCCGACAAATATTGTTCCCGGCATTGGCTATTCTCCGGATAAAATGCTACAAGGACGCTTGTTTTCCTATGGAGATGCGCAACGTTACCGTTTAGGTGTCAACCATCATCAAATCCCGGTTAACGCACCGAAATGCCCAGCTCACAGCTATCACCGTGACGGCGCTATGCGGGTTGATGGCAACCACGGAAGTAAAATTGCTTATGAGCCAAATAGTTACGGCGAATGGGGAGAAACGCCGGAACGTAAAGAAGAACCTCTGGAGATTAATGGCGATGCATACGCGTATAACTTCAGGGAAGATGATGATAACTATTACGAGCAACCAGGTAAATTATTCAATCTGATGAGCGATGAACAAAAAGAATTATTATTTGCCAATACTGCCCGTGATATATCAGATGCGCCGGAATTCATTAAACTCCGACACATCGGTAATTGCTACAAAGCTGACCCTGCATACGGCGAAGGTGTAGCTAAAGCATGTGGCATTTCCATGAGCAAAGTGAATGTGTAA
- a CDS encoding Fur family transcriptional regulator has translation MSAKAYHTPQRQAVYEVIRESGDHPTAVEIMDRLRERGQNFAYGTIYNSLRYLVDAEYISELKLGDNASRYDANIDDHHHITCMECGKIDEVYADLPKEWLNSVAQETNYTVDKPVNFHHIVLKGVCADCRGNEWQ, from the coding sequence ATGTCGGCAAAAGCTTATCATACGCCCCAAAGACAAGCTGTTTATGAAGTTATACGGGAGTCGGGAGATCATCCGACAGCGGTTGAAATTATGGACCGGCTTCGTGAGCGAGGTCAAAACTTCGCTTATGGCACGATCTATAATTCGCTTCGTTACTTAGTAGATGCGGAGTATATTTCGGAATTGAAATTGGGAGATAACGCCAGCCGCTATGATGCTAACATCGACGACCACCACCATATTACGTGCATGGAGTGCGGGAAAATCGATGAGGTCTACGCGGATCTTCCGAAAGAATGGCTCAACTCCGTTGCTCAGGAAACGAATTATACCGTTGATAAACCCGTTAACTTTCATCATATTGTGTTAAAGGGGGTGTGTGCGGACTGTCGAGGGAATGAATGGCAGTAA
- a CDS encoding thioredoxin domain-containing protein → MIRKTDSEVKKVAQAKKKNTNKKAPIKMLVIITLALVIVMGALLFVVNSGGNTTAVEQAPSVEDVPTTGDEDAPVSIIEFGDYKCPACSDWDSEIVPQLYDDYIDTGDASLSFYNYIGFGEESLLASLSARTIYEETPDQFWNYHHALMQYAGQQGSQVTTDLLLDLADEHAQDVDLDELEEAILNQEAMPRIEEDHSVIEEFDVQATPTIMVNDQVIDDPFDYGAIQEAIDEELAAADA, encoded by the coding sequence ATGATAAGGAAAACAGATTCAGAGGTGAAAAAAGTGGCTCAAGCAAAAAAGAAAAACACAAATAAAAAAGCACCAATCAAAATGTTGGTCATTATCACGCTTGCCCTTGTCATTGTCATGGGCGCGCTTTTATTCGTCGTAAATAGCGGCGGAAACACCACGGCTGTCGAACAGGCACCATCCGTTGAAGATGTTCCAACGACAGGAGATGAAGACGCTCCCGTTTCAATCATTGAATTTGGGGATTACAAATGTCCGGCATGTTCCGATTGGGATTCCGAAATCGTTCCCCAACTATATGACGATTATATAGACACCGGCGATGCTTCGCTGTCTTTTTACAATTATATTGGTTTTGGGGAAGAGTCATTGTTGGCATCTTTGTCTGCTCGCACCATTTATGAAGAAACACCCGACCAATTTTGGAACTATCATCACGCCCTTATGCAATATGCAGGACAACAGGGGTCACAAGTGACTACCGATCTTCTATTGGATTTAGCGGACGAGCATGCCCAAGATGTAGATCTAGATGAGCTGGAGGAAGCCATCCTTAACCAGGAAGCAATGCCGAGAATAGAAGAAGATCACAGTGTAATAGAAGAATTTGACGTACAAGCAACGCCTACGATTATGGTCAACGACCAAGTTATTGACGATCCGTTTGATTATGGTGCCATCCAAGAAGCCATCGACGAAGAATTGGCAGCTGCAGACGCATGA
- a CDS encoding disulfide oxidoreductase, translating into MTRQSLFLYAAWLLALVSTFGSLYFSEVADFVPCEMCWYQRIAMYPLVVILGIATFRSDFGIRLYALPFSVIGAILAALHYAEQKIPAFGGATPCAEGVPCSAEYINWLGFMTIPFLALISFLLITICLLFVRQSSKN; encoded by the coding sequence ATGACACGGCAAAGCCTCTTCTTATACGCCGCATGGTTGCTGGCGCTCGTATCAACATTCGGAAGTTTATATTTCAGCGAAGTCGCAGATTTTGTTCCCTGTGAAATGTGCTGGTATCAACGGATCGCCATGTATCCGCTCGTGGTGATCCTCGGGATCGCTACCTTCCGTTCTGACTTCGGCATTCGTTTATATGCACTGCCATTTTCCGTTATTGGCGCTATCTTGGCAGCACTTCATTATGCGGAACAAAAAATACCGGCATTTGGCGGCGCAACGCCATGCGCGGAAGGGGTGCCATGCAGCGCCGAATACATTAACTGGCTTGGTTTTATGACCATTCCTTTTTTAGCCCTTATATCTTTCTTACTCATCACCATCTGTCTATTGTTCGTACGGCAATCATCCAAAAATTAA
- a CDS encoding M15 family metallopeptidase: MKQRRMTLLVTTLILLLSACQETQENQQTDHSAKEENTNSENKEEDNDDPWVIEEERFNETETVEGVETIQNPDNVQVLVNHDYALPEGYEPDDLVIPDVAFSFDEDVEKRYLREPAADALEDLFDAAADDGHDLFAVSGFRSYERQDAVFANAAAETSEEEASETVATPGNSEHQTGLAMDISSESNDFELNTSFAETEEGAWVAEHAHEHGFIIRYPEDGEEITDISYEPWHLRYVGEEAAELIYENDITLEEFFEHAGKI; this comes from the coding sequence TTGAAGCAAAGGAGAATGACACTTCTTGTCACAACTTTGATCCTTCTGTTAAGCGCTTGCCAAGAAACGCAAGAAAACCAGCAAACGGATCATTCCGCCAAAGAAGAAAACACAAACAGCGAAAATAAGGAAGAAGATAACGATGATCCATGGGTTATCGAAGAAGAACGATTCAATGAGACCGAAACGGTGGAAGGGGTGGAAACCATTCAGAATCCGGATAATGTTCAAGTGCTCGTGAATCATGATTACGCCTTGCCGGAAGGCTATGAGCCTGACGATCTTGTCATTCCCGATGTGGCCTTCTCTTTTGATGAGGACGTAGAAAAACGGTATTTACGGGAACCGGCGGCAGATGCACTGGAAGATTTATTTGATGCGGCGGCAGATGACGGGCATGATCTTTTCGCCGTATCCGGCTTTCGTTCCTATGAACGACAAGATGCCGTTTTTGCAAATGCAGCAGCCGAAACGAGCGAAGAAGAAGCAAGCGAAACGGTTGCCACTCCAGGTAACAGCGAACACCAAACCGGATTGGCCATGGACATTTCCAGCGAAAGCAATGATTTTGAACTAAACACTTCATTTGCCGAAACGGAGGAAGGAGCATGGGTTGCCGAACATGCCCATGAACACGGATTTATCATCCGTTACCCGGAAGACGGGGAAGAGATAACAGATATTTCCTATGAACCCTGGCATCTCCGATATGTCGGCGAGGAAGCGGCAGAACTCATTTATGAAAATGACATTACGCTCGAAGAATTTTTCGAGCACGCCGGTAAAATATAA
- a CDS encoding YugN family protein translates to MLELRSQINGLEMPLKELEQRLGPLGFMIGGGWEYDHAYMEYQIADDNGYQFLRIPFSATVGEIGSGDATVVLGTPFILSHRYQTGLDHEGITAYSALWNQFSSPEEKDAYVDQVYVREGVMLVRELEQVLAT, encoded by the coding sequence ATGTTAGAACTGCGATCACAAATCAATGGTTTGGAAATGCCCTTGAAGGAATTGGAACAAAGGTTAGGGCCCCTCGGCTTTATGATTGGAGGCGGATGGGAATACGATCACGCGTACATGGAATATCAAATCGCCGATGACAACGGCTATCAATTTTTACGCATCCCATTTTCAGCGACGGTTGGTGAAATCGGGAGCGGGGACGCAACGGTTGTGTTGGGGACACCATTTATTTTGTCCCACCGGTATCAAACAGGACTTGACCATGAGGGGATCACGGCGTACAGTGCACTATGGAACCAATTTTCGTCACCGGAAGAAAAAGATGCCTACGTTGATCAGGTGTACGTTCGCGAGGGGGTTATGCTTGTTCGGGAATTGGAACAGGTGTTGGCAACATAA
- a CDS encoding glucose-6-phosphate isomerase has protein sequence MSSPVSLNLNYVALFVADHEWEQLHPAVSHAHHLLHAGTGKGAGLLGWMDLPDKEEISRIEKSAARIRKDADVFIVIGIGGSSLGAKAVISGLCHAFHSSLHPQKKNGPDVFFLGEHFGSDYTNELLEALEGKSVYVNVISKSGTTTEPAIAFRIVKTWMEHTYGEEEAKKRIIATTDREKGALKTMANAEGYETFVVPDDVGGRYSVLTPVGLFPIAAAGISIRDLIAGAEEARRDYTDERLSHNQAYQYAAFRNLMYQKGKQIELLSTYEPKLTDFSEWWKQLYGESEGKDGKGLFPASAVFTTDLHSMGQYIQDGRRHLFETVLFVRKSRNEIQIPQSASDEDGLDFLAGERLDAINQKAFQATMLAHTDGAVPNVFLEMNELNVFSLGALIYFFEKACALSGYLLGVNPFDQPGVESYKQNMYALLGKSGHEQRRTELEERLNEWQ, from the coding sequence ATGTCGTCACCTGTGTCGCTGAATTTGAATTATGTCGCTTTGTTTGTGGCTGATCATGAATGGGAGCAGTTGCACCCGGCGGTTTCCCACGCCCACCATCTTTTACATGCAGGAACCGGGAAGGGAGCGGGTTTGCTTGGTTGGATGGATTTACCTGACAAAGAGGAAATCTCCCGTATTGAAAAATCAGCCGCGCGGATCCGTAAAGATGCAGATGTGTTTATTGTCATCGGCATCGGTGGTTCATCTCTGGGAGCAAAAGCCGTGATATCGGGGTTATGCCACGCTTTTCATTCTTCTTTGCATCCGCAGAAGAAAAACGGTCCGGATGTTTTTTTTCTCGGGGAGCATTTCGGTTCCGACTATACAAATGAACTTCTTGAAGCGCTGGAAGGAAAAAGTGTTTACGTAAACGTCATTTCCAAGTCGGGAACGACGACAGAACCTGCGATTGCGTTCCGCATCGTGAAAACATGGATGGAGCATACATACGGAGAAGAAGAAGCAAAAAAACGCATCATCGCCACGACCGATCGGGAAAAAGGTGCTTTAAAAACGATGGCAAACGCGGAAGGGTATGAAACGTTCGTCGTCCCGGACGATGTTGGCGGGCGATACTCCGTCCTTACACCTGTGGGATTGTTTCCGATTGCCGCGGCCGGCATCTCTATCCGGGATCTGATCGCGGGTGCGGAGGAAGCACGCCGTGATTACACCGATGAGCGTTTAAGTCATAATCAGGCTTATCAATATGCAGCTTTTCGAAACCTGATGTATCAAAAAGGAAAACAGATTGAATTGTTGTCTACTTATGAACCGAAACTTACGGATTTCAGTGAATGGTGGAAACAGCTATACGGGGAAAGTGAAGGGAAAGACGGCAAGGGACTTTTCCCTGCATCGGCGGTTTTTACGACCGACCTTCATTCGATGGGCCAATACATTCAGGATGGGCGTCGCCATTTATTTGAGACCGTTTTATTCGTTAGGAAAAGCCGGAATGAAATACAAATTCCCCAATCCGCCAGTGATGAAGATGGGCTTGATTTTCTTGCCGGAGAGCGTTTGGATGCCATCAATCAAAAAGCATTTCAAGCGACGATGTTGGCACATACGGATGGAGCAGTGCCGAATGTTTTCCTTGAAATGAATGAGCTGAACGTTTTTTCCCTGGGTGCATTGATTTATTTTTTTGAAAAGGCTTGCGCTTTAAGTGGCTATTTGCTTGGGGTCAATCCGTTTGATCAACCGGGGGTGGAAAGCTATAAGCAGAATATGTATGCTCTTTTGGGAAAATCCGGTCATGAACAACGCCGCACCGAGTTGGAAGAACGTCTGAACGAATGGCAATAG
- a CDS encoding DUF378 domain-containing protein, with translation MSGLQRTALIIAIIGAVNWGLIGFFGFDLIAAIFGGQGAVFARVIYAIVGLAGLYCISLLFIPQEQTQPSPEPQR, from the coding sequence ATGAGCGGCTTACAACGCACGGCTCTTATTATAGCAATTATAGGCGCGGTCAACTGGGGGCTGATCGGATTCTTCGGCTTTGACTTGATTGCTGCGATTTTCGGCGGCCAAGGCGCCGTGTTTGCACGGGTCATCTACGCCATTGTCGGTCTCGCAGGTCTCTATTGTATTTCCCTTCTTTTTATTCCTCAAGAACAAACACAACCAAGTCCCGAGCCACAAAGATGA
- the yugI gene encoding S1 domain-containing post-transcriptional regulator GSP13, whose translation MSVAEYEVGNIVEGKVTGVKPFGAFVALDDKNQGLVHISEVAHGYVKDINDVLSVGEEVKVKVKSVDAESGKISLSIRATQPAPEGGDSRRGGGSRGPKKQESKNQGFNTLEDKLKDWLKESNEIHADLNKRARK comes from the coding sequence ATGTCTGTAGCAGAGTATGAAGTTGGAAACATTGTGGAAGGCAAGGTGACGGGTGTTAAACCGTTCGGCGCATTCGTTGCGCTTGATGATAAAAACCAGGGACTTGTTCATATTTCCGAAGTGGCCCACGGCTACGTGAAAGATATTAATGATGTGCTTTCTGTCGGTGAAGAAGTGAAAGTGAAAGTGAAGTCCGTAGATGCTGAATCCGGCAAGATTTCCCTGTCCATTCGTGCCACCCAACCCGCGCCGGAAGGCGGCGACAGTCGACGCGGCGGCGGATCACGTGGACCGAAGAAACAAGAAAGCAAAAATCAAGGATTCAACACATTGGAAGATAAACTTAAAGATTGGTTGAAAGAGTCCAATGAAATTCACGCTGATCTGAACAAACGTGCCCGTAAATAA
- a CDS encoding sodium-dependent transporter — protein sequence MASDQWTSRIGFILAAAGSAIGLGTVWRLPYVAGTEGGGAFFLIFLVLLLTMGTALLLAEFVIGRHTQEGAIHAYKRIAPKGQWQLVGVLGMIAAFLLLSFYSVVGGWILAYLVRSFGGQVTNPPGGDYNALFETITANPWEVGAAHLAFMIMTILVVQKGIRKGIEKASVYMMPALFILFAVLVVRSLTLDGAWEGVVFFLQPDLSAVTGETLLTALGQAFFSLSLGVSVMVTYSSYLGKNENLPRSAWSVVLLTILTAFMAGLAIFPGVFAFDLQPDEGPELIFTILPAVFGEMTFGALFFTLFMILMLFATLTSAFSLVEIIVKPLVRGKEQKRVKMTWIVGLLIFAMGVPSNLSFGVLADWNVFGDIFFNQVDYLVSNILLPTGALFISLFVAWRMRKEDLQEELLRGSNRGTGLFNTWFFAIRYVVPIAIVVVFISMI from the coding sequence ATGGCCTCTGATCAATGGACATCACGGATTGGATTTATTTTGGCTGCCGCCGGATCAGCCATCGGGTTAGGAACCGTTTGGCGTCTTCCCTATGTCGCCGGCACAGAGGGAGGCGGTGCTTTCTTCCTTATTTTTCTCGTGCTTTTATTAACGATGGGAACGGCTTTATTGCTCGCTGAATTTGTCATCGGGCGGCATACACAGGAAGGGGCGATTCACGCCTACAAACGCATTGCTCCCAAAGGCCAATGGCAACTGGTTGGGGTTTTGGGGATGATTGCCGCTTTCTTGCTTTTATCTTTTTATAGCGTCGTTGGAGGTTGGATCCTCGCCTACCTGGTGCGAAGTTTCGGCGGTCAAGTGACCAATCCGCCAGGCGGTGATTACAACGCGCTATTCGAAACGATTACCGCGAACCCTTGGGAAGTGGGAGCAGCCCACCTTGCTTTTATGATTATGACGATTCTCGTCGTTCAAAAAGGAATTCGCAAAGGAATTGAAAAAGCAAGCGTGTACATGATGCCAGCTTTGTTTATTCTTTTTGCCGTACTCGTCGTTCGTTCCCTGACGCTTGATGGCGCTTGGGAAGGTGTTGTTTTCTTCTTGCAGCCTGACTTATCGGCCGTAACCGGCGAAACGCTGCTGACAGCCCTTGGGCAAGCGTTCTTTTCCCTTAGCCTCGGTGTTTCTGTTATGGTTACATACAGTTCTTACTTAGGAAAAAATGAAAACCTGCCGCGATCTGCCTGGTCGGTCGTTTTGCTGACGATTCTCACTGCGTTTATGGCAGGACTCGCGATTTTTCCAGGCGTATTTGCATTTGACTTGCAACCGGACGAAGGACCTGAGCTTATCTTTACGATTTTACCGGCGGTCTTCGGTGAGATGACCTTCGGGGCCCTCTTTTTCACGCTTTTTATGATTCTCATGCTGTTCGCGACGTTGACGTCAGCATTTTCACTCGTGGAAATCATCGTCAAACCGTTGGTTCGCGGCAAAGAACAAAAACGTGTCAAAATGACGTGGATTGTCGGTTTGCTCATTTTCGCAATGGGGGTTCCTTCAAACCTATCCTTTGGCGTTCTGGCCGATTGGAACGTGTTTGGCGACATCTTTTTTAATCAAGTCGATTACCTCGTCAGCAATATTTTACTGCCTACCGGCGCATTGTTCATTTCGCTGTTTGTTGCTTGGAGAATGCGTAAAGAAGATTTGCAGGAAGAATTGCTGCGCGGAAGCAACAGAGGAACGGGGTTGTTTAACACTTGGTTCTTTGCAATTCGCTATGTTGTACCGATTGCGATTGTGGTTGTTTTTATTTCTATGATTTAA